In Hirschia baltica ATCC 49814, the genomic stretch AGCGCCGATAAGTGGGTCATAATATGTGACGCTGCCGCCAGTGCGTTTTAACGAGCGATTACAATAGCGCCGTGTCGGGCTGTAAACATTATCTGGAACCAAAATATGCTCACCTGCACCCACAAGTGCAAAGATAGGAAGCGTGCAAGCAAGAAGACCTGACTCGGTCAGCAAACAATGCTCGGCATCTTCTAGCGCGCACAAGGCGTTTTTAAGCTCATCATGAACTTGCATACCGCCAATCCCATATGTGCGGATATTGTCCGCATACAGGTCTTCGGCTTTTTCGATGATGATGGTTGAAGCGCGGTGAATTGGTGGGCTAACTGCCCCCAATTGCTTGGCTGGATCACGGCCACTATGAATCATACGGGTGGATAGGGCGTGGTCTTTATTCTTACTCATAAAACCTAGCTTTCCAGATCAGCTTTTGTGTGGACTGGGCAGTATTCTGTTCCGCCCCACTCGGACCATGATCCGTCATAAACAGCGACTTCTTCTCGTCCGATAACCGCAAGACCAAGTGCTAGAATTGATGCAGTGACACCTGACCCACAGGTCGTGACGATGGGCTGATTCAAGTCCAAACCAATTTCAGTTAGGACATCAATTATGGTTTCGCTATCCTGAAAATGTCCGTCATCGCGCAGCAATGCTGAATGCGGCAAATTAAAAGCGCCGGGCATATGCCCAGATTTTAAACCGGCGCGAGGCTCAGCTGCTTCGCCAAGAAAACGCGCTGAATTGCGGGCATCAATGATTTGCTTGTTTTGTTTCGTCACATGGGCGCGCATCTCTTCAAGATTTGCGACGAGGGAAGCGTTTAAGTTTGCTTGATACACACCTGAATGCGGTTTGCGTATAGGGCCTTGTTCAAAGCCGCCATTCACGTCTTTCCATGCTTGCAAACCACCATTAAGGACAGCGACATTTGTGTGACCCATTGCGCGAAAGGTCCACCATACACGCGCTGAGGCGATCCAATTATTTTGGTCATACACAATAACCGCATCATCATTGGAAATGCCAAGCGCAGACATCTCGGCACTAAAATGAATGGGATTGGGCAACATATGGGGCAGGTCACTGCTTCCATCTGCGATTTCATCCAGTGAGAAAAACACAGCATCAGGAATATGGCAGTCTTCAAATAATTGCTCACCCGATTTTTCAGGATTCAGGAATGGAAGCATATATGTTGCATCCACTATTTTAAGGCCTTTACGCCCCCAGTTGGTTTTGAGCCATTGGGCAGATACAAGCGGTGAGTCAAAGTGTATTTCGGTCATTGTAAAATCCCTTAGAAATCCACTCTACATCCAAGGTGGAGTTGGTAGGCCTTTTTCTTTCAAAAACACAGGATTGTACATTTTTGACTGATAGCGATTTCCATAGTCACATAGCATTGTCACGATGGTTTTTCCCGGTCCCATGCTTTTTGCTAGCTCGATAGCACCGGCTATATTGATACCTGCAGAACCACCCAGACACATGCCTTCATTTATCGTAAGATCATAAAGAATTTCCAGCGCCACTTCATCCGTGATGCGAAAAGCGTCATCGAGTTCAAGACCTTCTAGGTTTGCCGTGATCCGTCCTTGTCCAATACCTTCGGTAATGGATGTGCCTTCAGATTTGAGTTCACCATTTTTATAGTAACCATAAAGGGCTGCACCGCCTGGATCAGCTAGGGCACATTGGATGTCTTTATTGCGATCCTTTAAGGCCATAGCGACACCAGCAATTGTTCCACCCGAACCGGCTGCACAGATAAATCCGTCAACTTGACCTTCAGTCTGTTGCCAGATTTCAGGGCCGGTAGTGTCTATGTGAGCTTGGCGGTTAGCGATATTATCAAATTGGTTGGCCCAGATAACGCTCTTGTCAGATTTGCTCGCTTCTTCTTCAGCAAGTCGACGAGAATAGTGGATATAGTTGTTTGGATTTTTGTAGGGCACCGCATCCACTTCAACCAATTGAGCACCAAGGAGGCGGATAGCATCCTTTTTTTCTTGACTTTGTGTGCGTGGCATTACAATTTTTGTTTTATAACCCAATGCGTTAGCGACAAGAGTTAAACCAATACCTGTATTTCCCGCTGTGCCTTCAATAATGGTCCCGCCGGGCTTAAGAGATCCATCTGCTTCGGCTGCACGGATAATTGAAAGTGCTGCACGATCTTTCACGGACTGGCCCGGATTTAAAAATTCTGCCTTTCCTAATATCGTGCAACCGGTCAATTCAGATGCTTTGCGAAGCTTGATGAGCGGTGTGTTGCCAATGGCATCGACGATATTGGTGTGAATAGGCATGAATGCAGGCTCCTGCAGAAGGAATGAAATTGTGACTCTGTCAATTTAATAACAGAGCGTGTAGGCATCAAGGTGAGAAGAGGCAACTAGATTGTTTAGTATCAGTAAAGTATGAAACTGAACGCGATCTAGAGGGAAGGTTGAGTTGGTTAAAAGAAATAGTCAAATAGCTATAGCTATATTTATGATGCTAGGCGGTGTTTCATGTACAAGGGAAACGCTGGAAAGCCCGACTCCGCAAAAAACAAGTCAGATTGTCGTAGAGAAAAAAGTTGAAATTCTTCCCGTTGAAAGTGCTGGCATTGAAGTATGGGAAGGTTTCCCCAGTGATGGCAAAAAGCATGTTGCGCGGCGCCTCAAAGAAATAGACAAACTCGCGCCGGCAAATTCGGGTGTATTATTCCTTGGCGATAGCATCACTGAATTAGCACCATTGGACGTATTATTCCCCGAAGTTGAAACCATCAATTATGGTGTAAGCTGGGATGTTACTGACGGTGTTTTACTGCGCACATCTCAGATATGGAAAAACAAACCCGACCGTTTATTCATAAAAATAGGCACAAATGATTTGTATTTCGGCCATGATAGTCAGCATATTGCTGAGAATATCGGGTTGATTGTCGATCAGACATATTGGCATCTTCCGCAGACAGAAATTTTCGTGCTGTCCATATTGCCGCGCGGCGTTGGGCTAGCCAATGAAGTTAAGGCCGCCAACGCAGCCATTGAAGATATGCTTCAATACAAAGACGTGAAATATCTAGATATTTATCACGGGTTTGACGATGGCAATGGCGTCATGATCACAGAATATTCAGATGATTCTCTGCATTTGAATGAAGCTGGATATGCAAGATATGCCCAGTTGATTTCAGACTGCGTGACAACAGGCTGCAAACCACCCGTAAAAAAAGAGACTTACTAAAAGCACAGTCTCTTTTTCCTTTGGTGATTGTTGTTTTACTCTCCGAAAATTTCGTTGAGATATGCCGCAAGACGTACGCCTGATTGGCTCAAACGTTGGCGCATGACAGGGCGGTGGTCATATATATATTGCCAAGACAAATCAGTTTCGCCGTCTTTAGGATAGATGCTAGGGCGAATTTCCTTGCTCTCAGCAATCCATACAGACGGATCTGCATTATACCATTCTTGCGCCAATTCAGGTGTCATTTTACGGTCTAACCAGTGCGCCATTTCTGTATAAGAAAGTTCTTCATCTTGAACGAGTTTTTCATCCCAGATTTCATGCAGGTTTGATGCTTCACCCTTAAACATGATTTCCACTTTATTGCCGCCCCAGTCATCTCCTTTGCCGACATGCAGAGGTTGGTGTAGATCACTGACAATGTGGATCACCATGATCAGGGCAAGGCGCAATTCTTCAGCGCTAGATTCGTTATTTTGCAGAACAGCTTTAAAGCGCTCAAGACCCGTAAATGCATCGCCCTGTTTTGGGGCGCCGGCTTCTGCATATGTTTGTTCGTCTGGTACAGTCACAAAATGAAGCGGAAAGGCTTCGCGCTTGAAAAATTCATCATCACTGGAGCGCATATAATCAGGCCAAGTTGACACTTCAGCCATGTCTTCAACACCGAGAATCGCTTCCACAGCAACTTTTGCCTGATCGCTAAGATAACCTTCCGCAATCTCACCCGTCACGCGGTGGCCCAATTTGCCCCATGCATGTGCCGGAAGGCTGAATGAGCTTGCAGCAATACAAGCGGAGATGGCGGCTGAAATAAGTAAACGCATGAGCTGACCTTAAAACCAATTTGAATGTTTGCGAAAAACCTATGCGGATAGGGCTATAAAAAGCAATCCAAATCGACAAACTTCATCAATCCTTTGCAAAACGACCTTGCGAAATCCGCAATGCAGCTTAACCATATCCATATGGCAGAATGGTCCGATACAGCAATATCTCTTGGTGCACGCACATTTGGTGAAACAGATGTGATCCTTGATGTGTTCACGCCCAGCCGTGGTCGCACGCGCGGGCTTGTCTATGGCGGTATCTCGCAAAAAAAACGTCCAATGATTGAAGCGGGCAACACTATAGATGTGCAATGGAAAGCCAAAACCGAATCCAGCCTTGGTCATTTTTCTGTGGCTGATGCCATAAATCAACGCGCCGCCCGCTGCATGATAGACCCTTTGGCGCTGGCTGGTCTATCTGCGGTCACATCCATTTTACGCGATGGCTTGCCAGAAGGTGAGGCCAAAGATGGGCTGTACGAAGCCACAGAAACACTCCTCGATGTCATGGGCGAGCCGGATATTTGGCCAGCTATTTTCATCAAATGGGAATTGGGGTTTCTACAGCAAATGGGCTATGGGCTTAATCTAGAGACATGCGTTATCTCTGGTGCCAATGACGGGCTCACCCATGTTAGCCCCAAATCAGGTTGCGCCGTGCGCGGATCAGAAGCTGAAGAATATATAGACAAGCTCCTCTCATTGCCGGCCTTTCTGACAGATGCAAAAGCACCGCCAAGCCCTTATGATATTGGCGCAGGATTTAAACTAACCGGCTATTTCCTCACGCGCCGCCTCTTTGCAGACATCAACCGCGACGCACCCGAAGCGCGCTATCTCATGCTGGAACGCTTGGAAAAATCAGGCCGAATTTTACACACAAAAGAACAAGTACAAACAGCCCCAAAACCAACTGCGACAGCCCAAGGTAATTATATGGGTGCCAAACCCAATGTGCCCGAACACAAAAAGGTCGGCCGCCATATAAGACAGCCTATGAATCGGAAGTAGGGGGATGATTTGCTAAAGATGAAACCTTTGCACACCGACAACCTGTTATTTGGTGCTAAAAAAGAGCTTAGTCTTCTTTATCATTACACCAAAGCTGAAATATTTAATGACTTCATTGCTCCAAGCATGAAGTTAAAAATGAACTCCTTAGATAAAATGAATGATCCGAGGGAGAGCACAACTTGGGAATTTGATTGGTTGAACCCGATAAACGATGAGTTTTTGAAAGGTAGTGCGCGCCTGAACGATGATATACGGACTTATTCAAGGTTAACTTCATTTTGCCGAGATGAACTTCATTCTCTGTCAGATGGAGAGCTAGACCATTTTGATGTTACCTACAAACGTGGGTTTTCTAGGCCTCGTATGTGGGCTCAATACGGAGGAGACCATTCCGGTGTATGTTTGGTGTTCGATACACAAAAATTGTTGAGGAACTTTAAGGCTTTTGGTGTCAAACAAAATTTAAGGTTGATCGATGGTAAAGTTGAGTATGCCAATCGAAAACCTAATGGTAATATAGCGCGACAGAATGCTTTCACTATTGACGGCACAGAATATAGAAATTTGTCGCGCTATGACTATGCTCAATATCATGTTGAGAAACATTATCGAGAACTACTGTTTACAAAACATCTCGATTGGCGGGATGAAAATGAGTACCGGATCATGCTGTATGGACAATCGAAAGATCCGATTTTCGTTCCATTCTTTGATGCACTTAAATATGTTGTTCTCGGCTCAAAGTGTGAGGGGCAAACAAGAGAAAAAATTGTAGACTTTTGCTGTTCCACAAGTATCAATGCTGCCTATTTAAAATGGAAGAATGGTTATCCAGAACCTTTGCCGCTTGTCCTTGATGGTCAGCGGTGGTTTCGATAGATTGAGAAACAATTTCGCCACTCATATTTACTCAGCGCTTCGTAAATGGGATTTTGTTGCATCCATCCACTCACAACATCCACCCTTAACCACTCTTGGCGGTTGGAACAATTCGTCTTAGACAATATGGTTAAGAATCAAAACACCCAAATCAAATCAGAAGACAAGCGTAAGATCCTCCATGAGCGATGAATTCAAGACTGATGACCAAGACAATGGTATAATCGAAGAACCCATGTCAGATGCGCTTTCCAAGCGCTACCTTGCTTATGCTTTGTCAACCATCACGTCTCGTGCCTTGCCGGATGTGCGCGATGGGCTAAAGCCTGTTCACCGCCGTTTGATGTATGCCATGCGCTTGCTGAAGCTAAACCCAGAATTGGCGTTTAAAAAGTCTGCGCGTGTGGTTGGGGATGTGATTGGTAAATACCACCCCCACGGTGATGCTTCCATTTATGATGCGCTTGTGCGTTTGGCTCAAGATTTCAACGTGCGTTATCCGCTTGTGGATGGGCAGGGCAATTTTGGGAATATTGACGGCGATAGCGCAGCCGCCATGCGTTATACAGAATCGCGTCTAACACCTGCCGCCCAGCTATTGCTTGAAGGGCTGGATGAAAACGCGGTAGATTTTAAAGAGACTTATGATGGCGGCGATAAAGAGCCGGTTGTCTTGGCGTCTGGTTTCCCAAATTTATTGTGTAATGGTTCATCTGGTATTGCTGTGGGGATGGCGACCAGCATTCCGCCACACAATGCAGCTGAAACCATTGATGCATGTATCCATTTGATCGAAAACAAAAGCGCGACAACTGCTGACCTTGTTAAAATCATGCCGGGTCCAGATTTTCCAACGGGCGGTGAAATCGTTGAGGACGAAGACAGCATTCTCAAAGCCTATGAAACAGGGCGCGGCGGTTTCCGTATGCGCTGTAAATGGGAAAAAGAAGATTTGCCTCGCGGCCTTTGGCAGATCGTTGTCACCGAAATTCCTTATCAGGTGCAAAAATCCAAACTCATCGAACGTCTTGCTGAACTAATCGAGACCAAAAAAGCACCGCTTCTTGATGATGTGATGGATGAAAGCGCCGAAGACATTCGCGTTGTGCTTGTGCCGCGCAACAAGCTGGTTGATCCAGATGTTTTGATGGCCAGCTTGTATAAAATGTCAGACCTAGAATCGCGCTTCTCGCTCAACATGAATGTGCTGGACCATAATGTGCCGCGCGTGATGGGCTTGAAGCAGGTGCTTCAATGTTATTTGGCTCACCGTCAGGAAGTGATTGTGCGCCGCGCCCAGCACCGCCTCGATAAAATCGAAGCGCGTCTGCACATTCTTGAAGGGTATTTAAAAGCCTATCTCAACATTGATGAAGTGATCCGCATCATCCGTTATGAAGATCACCCAAAAGAAGAATTGATGAAGGCGTTCAAGCTCTCTGAAATTCAAACTGATGCTATCCTCAATATGCGTTTGCGGGCATTGCGCAAACTTGAAGAAATCGAAATCCAAGGCGAGCACGACAAGCTGACTCAAGAGCGCGACAAGCTCGTGCAGCTTATCGGTTCTGAAGCGCGCCAATGGACGGAAGTGAAACGCCAGTTAAAAATCGCGCGTGAGGTGTTTGATCCAGAGTCTGACCTTGGTCGCCGCCGCTCCAAATTTGGCGTTGCCGTTGAGATTGATGCCGACGCGGCGCTTGAGGCCATGATCCCTAAAGAGCCGATCACAGTTATCCTCTCCAAAATGGGTTGGATACGTGCGCTTAAAGGGCACAATCAGGCGATGGATAAACTCAAATTCAAAGACGGAGATGAACTCGCATTCACGTTGGAATGTCAGACGACAGATAAAGTTGTGTTGTTGGCATCGGGCGGTAAAGCATTCACATTCGCGGCAGATAAATTGCCAAGCGGGCGCGGTCATGGTGAACCGATCAGACTCTCCATTGATTTACCAGAAGATGAAGAGATAATCGCCACTATCACACCAAAAACTGGATACAGACGTGTTGTTGCATCCACAGCAGGTTATGGTTTTGTCGTGAATGAAGAAGAACTCGTCTCACAAAAACGCGGCGGCAAAGTGATACAAAACCCACCCGATGGCGCGACTTTTGCGTTCTGCCCGCGTGTTGAAGGCGACATGGTGGCCGTTATTGGCGACAATAAGAAAATCCTGTTTTTCCCGCTTGAAGAACTCCCAGAAATGGCGCGCGGTAAAGGCGTGAAGCTTCAAAATTACAAACAAAGCGGACTTATCAATGAACAACTCATGGATATCTGCACATTTGATTCTGAAGATGGTTTCTTCTGGAAAGATACAGGTGGCCGCAATATCTCGCTCAATGAGTGGCGTGATTGGCTTGGAAAACGCGCAGCAGCAGGTAAATTAGCGCCTAAAGGCTTTAACCGCACTGGAAAATTCAGTTAGGCTTTTGCACTGTTTGCAATTTGTGTTTAGAGTTTTCCCTAATGAATAAGTGTTTCATATCTGAGGGGAAAACACGATGATGCCATTATATATCGCCTTGGGCGTAATTGCGCTGATCGTCATATATCTGATCGCGCTTTACAACGGTCTTGTCGCTAAGCGCCAGCAATGCAATGAGTCCTTTTCTGGCATAGATGTGCAGTTGAAATTGCGCCAAAACCTCGTGCCAAACCTTGTTGACACTGTGAAGGGTTATGCTTCCCACGAGCAGGAAACACTTGATCAGGTTATTTCAGCAAGAAACTCTGCGATCGCCGCAAATGGTCCAGCCGAAGCCAGCGCTGCTGAAGGTATGCTAAGTGGCGCTTTGGGGAAATTGTTTGCATTATCTGAAGCTTATCCAGACTTAAAAGCCAATACAAACTTCCTTCAGCTTCAAAACGAGCTATCTCAAATTGAAGACAAAATCGCTGCAGCGCGCCGTTTCTACAACTCTGCGGTTGGTGATTTCAACACAGCGATAGAGCAATTTCCTGCTGTTATGCTTGCTGGTGGGTGGGGCTTTAGTAAACGTGAATTCTTCGACCTAGGCGAAGAAACACGCGCAGACCTTTCAGTCGTCCCTGAAGTGAAATTCTAGTTTGTAGAAATTAAGAATATAAAAGTGAAGTTTTCGGCCACAAATCTTCTCCGCATTATATTATAAGAGAGGCGAGCAAGTTGATCTTGCTTGGAAAAATATGAGCCGATACACATGCTTTAAAGTCGCTGCTTTATTCGCGTTCCTTGCTGTGATGCTAGGAGCGTTTGGTGCGCATGGATTGCGTGGTTTGCTGGACGAGCGCCATTTGGCCACGTTTGAAACAGGCGTGCGCTATCAGTTTTATCATGCTGTTGGACTGTTTATCATAGGTTTTCTGATCACCTTAAATCAGGGCGTAAAATGGCTGGGTTATGCTAGTTATTTTCTAAGCGGCGGTATTATATTGTTCTCTGGTTCACTCTATTTGCTGGCATGTAACCAAATCATCGACATACCCGCTTGGGTTGGTCCAATAACGCCGCTAGGTGGCTTGTGCCTTATGATAGGCTGGGGCTGCGTGTTTATATCTCAATTTAGCATCAAGGCTTGATGGCATATAAGGCATCAGGGGCGCTCAAGTGTTAACGAAAGCTGAGATAAAATAAGGGATTGCCGCATCGAAATTGGTTGGCTACTCTCAAATATATCAATGCCAAACGTATTGCGTACTTATTTCCGGAAGACATGAATGATTGCAGACTCGCATCCAAAACAGGCTGAACGCCTTGTTGCGCTAAGAAGTTACGGTATTCTGGATACCCCGCGGGAAGCTGACTTTGACGATATTGTTGAACTCGCGTCTACCGTTTGTGAAACTGCTATCTCAGTGGTTAATTTGATTGATGCTGATCGGCAATGGTTTAAAGCTGAGGTCGGTTTGGGTGTCCGGGAAACGCCTTTGGAAACATCAATTTGTTCCCATATTATCCTTGAAGATGATTTCGTCGAAATTCCAGATACGCTCAAAGATAATCGAACAGGCGACAACCCCTTATGCCTAAGCGATCAAGGATTGCGATTTTATGCAGGCGCATTGCTCAAAACATCTGAAGGATTACCAATCGGCACTTTGTGCGTCCTTGACCATGAGCCGCGTCGATTGAATGATTTCCAGAAAAAGACACTCAATACATTGGCCAAGCAAGTCATGCGTGAACTCGAATTGCGTATGGCATTGGAAGAACAAGAAGTTTTACGACGTGAGATGGATCATCGCGTTAAAAACTCTCTTCAAACAGTGGCTTCGCTTGTCAGGCTCTATAAATCAAAAGGCCATCCAGAAAGTGCGGAAGCATTTGATGCGGTAGCACGCAAAGTAGAGGCGATCTCTCTTCTGCATGAAGAATTACATCAAACAACCAGCAATGAAATGGTGCCGATGAAGCGCTTTATTCAAAAGGTTGTTGATTTACTTCAAAAGTCAGCACCTGCGAATGTGACAGTTGAGTTTGCGGGTGATGCATTGGAAATGAAGTCCGAGGATGCATCCGGAATCGCGATGATTGTTAGTGAGTTTGTTGCCAATTCCATAAAACATGCGTTTCCCGATGATCGAGAAGGCGTTATCAAAATTACACTTCACATTGACGGCGTCGCCGGATGGCGGCTCGCATGTCATGATGATGGCGTCGGTTCAGCCCATGAAAATACCTCCACCAGCAAGGTTGAGGGCTTGGGTTTGAAATTAATAAATGCTGTCGTTTCAAAAATGCATGCGCAAACAACCCGCGGTGCTGATGCAGATGGCTATCATATGACGATTGTTTCAAATCCGATTATTGAAAGCTAAATATTGAATTTTGGGTTGGCTCATTCCTAAAGTTGGGAATGCTTCTATCCCTCATATTAAAGCGGTCACTAATTGTGGAATAAACACCACAGCTAGCAGTGCAATAATTTGCAATCCGATAAATGGGATAGCGCCGCGCCAAATATCTGGCGTGTCTATTTCTGGCGGAGCTGCCCCTTTGAGATAAAACAGCGCAAATCCAAATGGCGGCGTTAGGAAACTGGTTTGCAAGTTCATCGCCATAAGAATGGCCAACCAGACTGGGTCCGCGCCTAGCATAATCAGGGGCGGTGCAACCAGCGGCACGATAATGAAGGTGATTTCAAGAAAATCCAGAAAGAAGCCCATGAGGAACATGACGAGCATTGTCACGGCGAGGGCACCCCACATACCGCCTGGAATATTTATCAATAAATGCTCTATGAATTCATCACCGCCAAGACCGCGAAATACGATAGAGAATAAGCCAGCACATATGAGTATGAGGAATATCATAGAGGTAATCTGAGCGGCGCTATTAAAAGAGGTCTGGAGTTTTTGACTGCTTCCCAGCGTGAATAAAGAAGCAAATGTTCCAGCGCCTATCAAACCGCATATGAGGGCAGCGTAAATCTTGCCCAACAATGAGCTGCTGAAGAACAGGCTTGGTGGCGCATCTTCGGGTAAGTTTCCTAACCAGCCAAGCTTTAATCCCCAAACCGTTAGAATGAGAAGAATAAGCGCAAAAGCCCCCGCTATACTTATTACCATAAATGGAGATGTTTTTTCATCATCCAGTCGGATACGAATACCGGCCAGTATTATCGCTCCAATAGCGCCAACAGCTGCGGCTTCTGTGGGAGAGGTGAACCCACCAAGAATAGACCCAAGCACTGCAATGATGAGTGTTATTGGTGCGATGAAAGAAAAAGCCGTGCGTGCAACAGAAGGGATGTCCTGATCTTGATCAATATCTATGTTTTGAGAGCGCGCTGGCATGGATGCCGGGTTTTTAATGGCAATAAACGCCAAATAGGCAAGATAAAGTCCGACAAGCAGCATTCCGGGTAATAGCGCACCGGTGAACAAATCACCCGCACTGACAGGTGAGGGCGGCTGCCCCATTGCTTGGCGAGCTTCGGCATTCGCATTCGATACAGTATCAGCTAGCACAATCAAAACAATAGAAGGCGGGATGATCTGACCAAGCGTCCCAGAAGCGGCAATCGTGCCGGCTGCAATGCGTTTGTCATAGCCTTGCCTGAGCATGCTGGGCAGGGCGATCAAAGTCATTGTGACCACTGTTGCGCCGACAATCCCTGTGGATGCGGCTAGCAAAGCGCCGACTATTACAACAGCATAGCCAAGTCCGCCGCGCACTCCTGAGAGCAATCGCCCTGTTGCAATGAGAAGATCTTCTGCGACCCGGGACTTTTCCAAGATTACGCCCATAATCACAAAGAGCGGCACCGCAGCAAGCACTTGATTACTCATATTTCCAAGGATACGGCTCGGCCAGAATATCAATGCACGTGGTTCAAACACGTCAAAGGCGACGCCAAGTGCGGCAAATGCGAGTGCAATGCCCCCTAGTGTCAAAGCGACCTGATAACCGGCAAGCAATGCTATGAAAGCAGCCGCAAACATGAGTATGTGAAGATAATCAGCCATTAATTATCTCCTGTGTCAGTCGTTTTAAGGCTTGGAATGTCTTTTAGAATCCCAACTGCTTTGGTTGCATTCGCCCACCCTTGCAGCGTCATCGTTACGGCAAAAACAGGCACCAAAGTCTTGAAGAGGAAAAGAAGCGGTAAACCATCGGGTTCGGTTGATAATTCCATTCGACCAGACAAGGCACCCCATGCTCTGGCTAACTGAGGCTCATAGGAATCTAGGATCAAA encodes the following:
- a CDS encoding S1/P1 nuclease, which translates into the protein MRLLISAAISACIAASSFSLPAHAWGKLGHRVTGEIAEGYLSDQAKVAVEAILGVEDMAEVSTWPDYMRSSDDEFFKREAFPLHFVTVPDEQTYAEAGAPKQGDAFTGLERFKAVLQNNESSAEELRLALIMVIHIVSDLHQPLHVGKGDDWGGNKVEIMFKGEASNLHEIWDEKLVQDEELSYTEMAHWLDRKMTPELAQEWYNADPSVWIAESKEIRPSIYPKDGETDLSWQYIYDHRPVMRQRLSQSGVRLAAYLNEIFGE
- a CDS encoding cysteine synthase A; translated protein: MPIHTNIVDAIGNTPLIKLRKASELTGCTILGKAEFLNPGQSVKDRAALSIIRAAEADGSLKPGGTIIEGTAGNTGIGLTLVANALGYKTKIVMPRTQSQEKKDAIRLLGAQLVEVDAVPYKNPNNYIHYSRRLAEEEASKSDKSVIWANQFDNIANRQAHIDTTGPEIWQQTEGQVDGFICAAGSGGTIAGVAMALKDRNKDIQCALADPGGAALYGYYKNGELKSEGTSITEGIGQGRITANLEGLELDDAFRITDEVALEILYDLTINEGMCLGGSAGINIAGAIELAKSMGPGKTIVTMLCDYGNRYQSKMYNPVFLKEKGLPTPPWM
- a CDS encoding LemA family protein, encoding MMPLYIALGVIALIVIYLIALYNGLVAKRQQCNESFSGIDVQLKLRQNLVPNLVDTVKGYASHEQETLDQVISARNSAIAANGPAEASAAEGMLSGALGKLFALSEAYPDLKANTNFLQLQNELSQIEDKIAAARRFYNSAVGDFNTAIEQFPAVMLAGGWGFSKREFFDLGEETRADLSVVPEVKF
- a CDS encoding GDSL-type esterase/lipase family protein; translated protein: MMLGGVSCTRETLESPTPQKTSQIVVEKKVEILPVESAGIEVWEGFPSDGKKHVARRLKEIDKLAPANSGVLFLGDSITELAPLDVLFPEVETINYGVSWDVTDGVLLRTSQIWKNKPDRLFIKIGTNDLYFGHDSQHIAENIGLIVDQTYWHLPQTEIFVLSILPRGVGLANEVKAANAAIEDMLQYKDVKYLDIYHGFDDGNGVMITEYSDDSLHLNEAGYARYAQLISDCVTTGCKPPVKKETY
- a CDS encoding DUF423 domain-containing protein yields the protein MSRYTCFKVAALFAFLAVMLGAFGAHGLRGLLDERHLATFETGVRYQFYHAVGLFIIGFLITLNQGVKWLGYASYFLSGGIILFSGSLYLLACNQIIDIPAWVGPITPLGGLCLMIGWGCVFISQFSIKA
- a CDS encoding DUF2971 domain-containing protein codes for the protein MKPLHTDNLLFGAKKELSLLYHYTKAEIFNDFIAPSMKLKMNSLDKMNDPRESTTWEFDWLNPINDEFLKGSARLNDDIRTYSRLTSFCRDELHSLSDGELDHFDVTYKRGFSRPRMWAQYGGDHSGVCLVFDTQKLLRNFKAFGVKQNLRLIDGKVEYANRKPNGNIARQNAFTIDGTEYRNLSRYDYAQYHVEKHYRELLFTKHLDWRDENEYRIMLYGQSKDPIFVPFFDALKYVVLGSKCEGQTREKIVDFCCSTSINAAYLKWKNGYPEPLPLVLDGQRWFR
- the recO gene encoding DNA repair protein RecO, with amino-acid sequence MQLNHIHMAEWSDTAISLGARTFGETDVILDVFTPSRGRTRGLVYGGISQKKRPMIEAGNTIDVQWKAKTESSLGHFSVADAINQRAARCMIDPLALAGLSAVTSILRDGLPEGEAKDGLYEATETLLDVMGEPDIWPAIFIKWELGFLQQMGYGLNLETCVISGANDGLTHVSPKSGCAVRGSEAEEYIDKLLSLPAFLTDAKAPPSPYDIGAGFKLTGYFLTRRLFADINRDAPEARYLMLERLEKSGRILHTKEQVQTAPKPTATAQGNYMGAKPNVPEHKKVGRHIRQPMNRK
- a CDS encoding sulfurtransferase — its product is MTEIHFDSPLVSAQWLKTNWGRKGLKIVDATYMLPFLNPEKSGEQLFEDCHIPDAVFFSLDEIADGSSDLPHMLPNPIHFSAEMSALGISNDDAVIVYDQNNWIASARVWWTFRAMGHTNVAVLNGGLQAWKDVNGGFEQGPIRKPHSGVYQANLNASLVANLEEMRAHVTKQNKQIIDARNSARFLGEAAEPRAGLKSGHMPGAFNLPHSALLRDDGHFQDSETIIDVLTEIGLDLNQPIVTTCGSGVTASILALGLAVIGREEVAVYDGSWSEWGGTEYCPVHTKADLES
- the parC gene encoding DNA topoisomerase IV subunit A, whose protein sequence is MSDEFKTDDQDNGIIEEPMSDALSKRYLAYALSTITSRALPDVRDGLKPVHRRLMYAMRLLKLNPELAFKKSARVVGDVIGKYHPHGDASIYDALVRLAQDFNVRYPLVDGQGNFGNIDGDSAAAMRYTESRLTPAAQLLLEGLDENAVDFKETYDGGDKEPVVLASGFPNLLCNGSSGIAVGMATSIPPHNAAETIDACIHLIENKSATTADLVKIMPGPDFPTGGEIVEDEDSILKAYETGRGGFRMRCKWEKEDLPRGLWQIVVTEIPYQVQKSKLIERLAELIETKKAPLLDDVMDESAEDIRVVLVPRNKLVDPDVLMASLYKMSDLESRFSLNMNVLDHNVPRVMGLKQVLQCYLAHRQEVIVRRAQHRLDKIEARLHILEGYLKAYLNIDEVIRIIRYEDHPKEELMKAFKLSEIQTDAILNMRLRALRKLEEIEIQGEHDKLTQERDKLVQLIGSEARQWTEVKRQLKIAREVFDPESDLGRRRSKFGVAVEIDADAALEAMIPKEPITVILSKMGWIRALKGHNQAMDKLKFKDGDELAFTLECQTTDKVVLLASGGKAFTFAADKLPSGRGHGEPIRLSIDLPEDEEIIATITPKTGYRRVVASTAGYGFVVNEEELVSQKRGGKVIQNPPDGATFAFCPRVEGDMVAVIGDNKKILFFPLEELPEMARGKGVKLQNYKQSGLINEQLMDICTFDSEDGFFWKDTGGRNISLNEWRDWLGKRAAAGKLAPKGFNRTGKFS